In one window of Pseudopipra pipra isolate bDixPip1 chromosome 27, bDixPip1.hap1, whole genome shotgun sequence DNA:
- the TINCR gene encoding TINCR ubiquitin domain containing yields the protein MDTLRRSLSRWKRYHIKVHLADEDLMMPLTVRPRDTVMDLRALLVREGVTSWKKTFYYNSRQLEEHETLKEANIQNGSVLLLVSNKR from the coding sequence atgGACACGCTGCGCCGGAGCCTTTCCCGCTGGAAGAGGTACCACATCAAGGTGCACCTGGCTGACGAGGACCTGATGATGCCCCTGACGGTCAGGCCCAGGGACACAGTGATGGACCTGCGGGCTCTCTTAGTGCGGGAGGGCGTCACCTCCTGGAAGAAGACATTTTATTACAACTCCAGGCAGCTCGAGGAGCACGAGACTCTCAAAGAGGCCAATATCCAGAATGGCTCTGTCCTCCTCCTTGTCAGCAATAAAAG